Proteins from a single region of Limibacter armeniacum:
- a CDS encoding RNA polymerase sigma-70 factor, protein MFAQSKELSEQLCQALAKGDIKAFDWIYQSYAPRLAAFLKSFAPDPSAMEDILQDTFMKVWTNREQLGSVRSVDAYLFTIARNTALTHLDRIGKQARYAQEASVFKDSVTTRTDREVEDKSTWELIQGIIDSMPDKRKEVFLMNRIQGKSYAEIAEELEISVKTVEKHISLAMSFLKDKTGGKLDMFSIMLFLFIKFF, encoded by the coding sequence ATGTTTGCACAGTCGAAAGAACTGTCAGAGCAGCTCTGTCAAGCTTTGGCAAAAGGTGATATCAAGGCTTTTGACTGGATCTATCAGTCTTATGCTCCTAGGTTAGCGGCTTTTCTGAAATCCTTTGCTCCTGATCCTTCTGCAATGGAGGACATTCTTCAGGACACTTTTATGAAGGTTTGGACTAACCGTGAACAGTTGGGGTCTGTCCGCTCTGTAGATGCATACCTTTTCACAATCGCTCGTAATACCGCACTTACCCACCTAGACCGTATAGGTAAACAAGCCCGTTATGCGCAAGAAGCAAGTGTATTCAAAGACTCCGTAACTACCCGAACAGATCGGGAAGTGGAAGACAAAAGTACTTGGGAATTGATACAAGGGATCATTGATTCTATGCCTGACAAAAGAAAGGAAGTGTTTCTGATGAACCGAATCCAAGGAAAATCTTATGCAGAAATAGCAGAAGAGTTAGAAATTTCTGTCAAAACTGTAGAGAAGCATATTTCATTGGCTATGAGTTTTTTAAAGGATAAGACAGGAGGCAAATTGGACATGTTTAGCATCATGCTATTCCTTTTTATTAAATTTTTTTAA
- a CDS encoding SusC/RagA family TonB-linked outer membrane protein, with protein MKQLCDTCSFPIISTMGRKVIFILLGLFLLNGMGGNSVHAATDPKPTFSFELNNVSVEEVLQYLEKHSSYRFVFKNGKALNVEIAHVQASDWTVENVLNFVLKGTGLSYEVKDDNLVVIMPVSQKTKEKVTVRGVVSDDQGLPLPGVNVWVMGTNVGTITNFNGEFALQVENSNDVVFQFTYIGFEVKQLNWKGETTLNVQLNKDATELDEIVVTGFQEISAERVTGSFVKVDNEQLEKFYVQDITSAIEGRVAGLSTYNGDLSIRGVGTFLTGKGTQPLVVIDGLPVEGDMDPDSDDTTTPLSYINPNDIESITVLKDAAALSIYGSRAANGVIVVTTKKAEDGQTQIDFSADYTITPRPDLGYMDYASTSDIIDYEINYLEGLEAYQADPLAYFEGLNNNVSSYSKVYDYFYQVAKGELTRGEAMSQIDKLRNNDYRQQYIDNALQTQLTQQYNMSFRKGVGKNNLNFSVNWRDNKQQVINNKNQRLNLYFKNQMKVTDWFTFSYGANALFDKQKNTTSEYGYTSNMPYEQIVDNEGNRAYQYLINKEKALWLDEQEGLYNMEFNILDELEQNFKTDNKQNLRAFMEAKVQPLNWMTVNTKFQYEKNIRDVSTYTEKDSYQMRYMYNQYAHIDDNGNVEAYIPDNGILQTYKNDQQHYTFRTQLDMAHTFANMHAVSGLLGFEARETTTLYENHILYGYDDQIMSSSTPDWESLGDGVPSSLYNVNYRLSNINSVFESTNRYVSYYANAAYTYDDRINLSGSFRVDQTNFFGTDPKYRYRPLWSVGAAWNISNEDFMQNIPWVNSLKLRTSYGINGNSDTNTYPILVASMRYSKDDGYVASISNPPNPLLRWEKNETTNVAADFALFDSRLTGTLEFYNRYSSDLLATKILDPSTGFASQRVNNGAMSNRGVEITLGYDWVRNRDWRVNTTVIAARNRNRVERADLDISKASDLILYPDSYYYEGVPYNAIYAYQYAGLSEDGFPSVYDEEGNIVSKTTISDPEALIYAGQLTPKWNGSFQLQLGYKGFDISTMIVVYTGHVMRNDVLNLYSYGLSSGNVHEDIVNSWTPENTDTDIPVIGDASISEEVRRQWKYADAHILDASFAKVRNIALSYQLPQHLAEKIKARGVRLRAQVNNPLSWVANDEGIDPESFDAQRGVRSLPQMPTYSFGLNLNF; from the coding sequence ATGAAACAGTTATGTGATACCTGTAGCTTTCCTATCATAAGCACGATGGGGAGAAAGGTGATTTTTATTCTACTGGGTCTGTTTCTACTGAATGGTATGGGAGGAAACTCTGTCCATGCCGCAACAGACCCCAAGCCCACTTTTTCTTTTGAGCTGAACAATGTTTCAGTAGAGGAAGTACTTCAATATCTCGAAAAGCATTCTTCTTATCGTTTTGTATTCAAGAATGGAAAGGCACTGAATGTGGAAATAGCACATGTTCAGGCTTCTGATTGGACGGTTGAGAATGTACTGAACTTTGTCTTGAAAGGAACAGGACTCTCTTACGAGGTGAAGGATGATAACCTGGTAGTTATTATGCCAGTTTCCCAAAAAACAAAGGAAAAAGTAACTGTACGAGGAGTTGTTTCAGATGATCAGGGACTTCCATTGCCTGGCGTAAATGTTTGGGTAATGGGTACCAATGTGGGCACAATTACCAATTTCAATGGGGAGTTTGCCCTGCAAGTTGAAAACAGTAATGATGTTGTGTTTCAGTTTACTTATATCGGATTTGAAGTAAAGCAACTAAACTGGAAAGGTGAAACTACCCTAAATGTTCAACTGAACAAGGATGCAACGGAGCTGGACGAGATTGTAGTGACAGGTTTTCAGGAGATTTCAGCTGAACGTGTCACTGGCTCATTCGTGAAAGTTGACAATGAGCAACTGGAAAAATTCTATGTGCAGGATATCACCTCTGCCATTGAAGGGCGTGTGGCAGGTTTGTCAACCTACAATGGGGATTTATCGATTCGTGGTGTCGGTACATTTTTGACTGGAAAAGGCACACAGCCTTTAGTTGTAATTGATGGTTTACCTGTTGAGGGAGATATGGATCCAGATAGTGATGACACTACTACCCCTCTTTCATACATTAACCCTAATGATATTGAAAGCATTACTGTATTGAAAGATGCTGCAGCGTTATCAATCTATGGCTCAAGAGCAGCTAACGGGGTAATTGTTGTGACTACTAAAAAAGCAGAAGATGGGCAGACACAGATTGACTTCAGTGCAGACTATACGATTACACCAAGACCTGATCTTGGGTATATGGACTATGCCTCAACCTCTGACATTATTGATTATGAAATTAACTATCTGGAAGGGCTTGAAGCATATCAGGCAGATCCGTTGGCATATTTTGAAGGGCTGAACAACAATGTATCTAGTTACTCTAAGGTCTATGACTACTTCTATCAGGTAGCAAAAGGTGAACTGACTAGGGGCGAGGCTATGTCACAGATTGACAAGCTGCGCAATAACGATTACCGTCAGCAATATATTGACAATGCATTGCAGACTCAATTGACACAACAGTATAACATGTCTTTCAGAAAAGGAGTAGGTAAAAACAACTTGAACTTTAGTGTTAACTGGAGAGACAATAAGCAGCAGGTAATCAATAACAAAAACCAAAGGCTGAACCTTTATTTCAAGAACCAAATGAAGGTGACGGATTGGTTTACATTTAGCTACGGCGCTAATGCGCTTTTCGACAAACAAAAGAATACCACTTCAGAATATGGGTATACCAGTAATATGCCCTACGAGCAAATTGTAGACAATGAAGGTAATAGAGCTTATCAGTACCTGATCAACAAGGAAAAAGCGCTTTGGCTGGATGAGCAGGAAGGTTTGTACAATATGGAGTTCAATATTCTGGATGAGTTGGAGCAAAACTTCAAAACAGATAATAAACAAAATTTGAGAGCCTTTATGGAGGCTAAGGTTCAGCCACTTAACTGGATGACTGTCAATACGAAGTTTCAGTATGAGAAGAATATAAGGGATGTGTCAACTTATACAGAAAAGGACTCTTACCAGATGCGCTATATGTATAATCAATATGCTCATATAGATGATAATGGTAATGTAGAGGCATATATTCCGGATAATGGCATCCTTCAAACTTATAAAAACGACCAGCAGCACTATACCTTCCGTACTCAGCTGGATATGGCTCATACTTTTGCCAACATGCATGCTGTAAGCGGATTATTGGGTTTTGAAGCAAGAGAAACTACAACACTGTATGAGAACCATATTCTCTATGGTTATGATGACCAAATCATGAGTTCATCAACACCGGATTGGGAGTCGCTTGGGGATGGTGTTCCAAGTTCATTATACAATGTGAATTATAGACTGTCAAACATCAATTCTGTTTTTGAATCGACAAACAGATATGTATCCTATTATGCCAATGCTGCTTACACTTATGATGACAGGATTAACTTGTCAGGAAGTTTCCGCGTTGACCAGACTAATTTCTTTGGTACAGATCCGAAGTACCGATATCGTCCATTATGGTCAGTAGGAGCTGCGTGGAATATATCCAATGAAGATTTTATGCAAAATATACCATGGGTAAACTCATTGAAACTGAGAACATCATATGGTATAAATGGTAATTCAGATACCAATACATATCCTATTTTGGTGGCCAGCATGAGGTATTCAAAAGATGATGGCTATGTAGCATCCATCTCCAATCCTCCAAACCCATTACTACGTTGGGAGAAAAACGAAACGACAAACGTTGCAGCAGACTTTGCTCTGTTTGATAGCCGTTTGACCGGTACGTTGGAGTTTTATAACCGATACAGCAGTGACTTGTTGGCAACCAAGATTCTAGATCCTTCAACAGGTTTTGCAAGTCAACGCGTCAATAATGGTGCTATGAGTAACAGAGGGGTTGAAATTACCTTGGGTTATGACTGGGTTCGTAACCGTGACTGGAGAGTAAACACGACTGTTATTGCAGCGCGTAACCGAAACAGGGTCGAGAGAGCAGATCTAGATATATCAAAGGCATCTGACTTGATACTTTATCCAGATAGCTACTATTATGAAGGTGTACCGTACAATGCTATCTATGCTTATCAGTATGCAGGTCTGTCAGAAGATGGTTTTCCTTCTGTGTATGATGAGGAAGGCAATATAGTTTCGAAAACAACAATCTCAGATCCTGAAGCATTGATTTATGCAGGTCAACTGACACCAAAATGGAATGGCTCTTTCCAACTGCAACTGGGTTATAAAGGATTCGATATCAGTACGATGATAGTCGTCTATACAGGCCATGTTATGAGAAATGATGTGCTGAATTTATACTCATATGGTTTGTCATCTGGTAATGTTCACGAAGATATCGTGAACAGTTGGACTCCAGAGAATACAGATACAGATATTCCTGTAATTGGGGATGCAAGTATCAGTGAGGAAGTAAGAAGACAATGGAAATATGCTGATGCGCATATCTTGGATGCTTCTTTTGCAAAAGTGCGTAACATAGCCTTGAGCTATCAGTTGCCGCAACACTTGGCTGAAAAGATCAAAGCACGTGGTGTTCGTCTCAGAGCGCAAGTCAACAACCCTTTGTCTTGGGTAGCAAACGATGAAGGGATTGACCCAGAATCATTTGATGCACAAAGAGGGGTACGTTCACTTCCTCAGATGCCTACTTACTCATTTGGTCTAAACTTGAACTTCTAA
- a CDS encoding FecR family protein gives MDQQLFQKYWQGECTQHEKEEVERWIQEHRSLDALNRNIYAAWEASNSWEIPDGVDLLRVQKKLHESLKADAMVSEEGHFSAKKKPRRFVPLQLPVAASWLIGLLLGLLTYWGADHWEGFPKEKWIAEYMPSEMQTEHVLPDGTKFWLNANSTLEYPESYSSEKRLVHLNGEAYFQVQKDPTHPFRIEMEGMEIEVLGTEFNVRAYNTENLAQVDLLEGKVRLKTRGKIIQMKPGQSLLYNKTNERFEAKRLEEDILGVWRNGEIAFRRMNLEAIAMRLSKYYGYEFTFSDSFLKKGLYTARFQDKKLAEILLTLSQTGGFEFKIDDEKQKVLLKPSSKH, from the coding sequence ATGGATCAACAACTCTTTCAGAAATATTGGCAAGGCGAATGTACTCAGCATGAAAAAGAAGAAGTAGAGCGTTGGATTCAAGAGCACCGAAGTCTGGATGCTTTGAACAGGAATATATATGCAGCTTGGGAAGCAAGTAATAGTTGGGAGATTCCTGATGGTGTTGACCTCTTGAGAGTGCAAAAGAAGTTACATGAAAGCCTAAAAGCTGATGCCATGGTATCTGAAGAAGGACATTTTTCAGCTAAGAAAAAGCCTAGGCGATTTGTGCCGCTTCAACTGCCTGTAGCAGCTTCTTGGCTAATAGGGTTGTTGCTCGGTCTTCTGACTTATTGGGGAGCGGATCATTGGGAAGGTTTTCCTAAAGAGAAATGGATTGCTGAGTACATGCCTTCTGAGATGCAAACGGAACATGTATTACCCGATGGAACCAAGTTTTGGTTGAATGCGAATTCTACTTTGGAGTATCCCGAAAGTTACTCGTCTGAAAAACGGTTGGTACACTTAAATGGAGAAGCTTATTTTCAAGTACAAAAAGATCCGACTCATCCTTTCCGTATTGAGATGGAAGGTATGGAAATCGAAGTGCTGGGCACTGAATTCAATGTGCGTGCATATAACACAGAGAATTTAGCGCAAGTGGACCTTTTGGAAGGTAAAGTCAGGCTAAAGACAAGAGGGAAAATCATCCAGATGAAACCAGGTCAGTCGCTGCTTTACAACAAGACGAATGAGCGTTTTGAGGCGAAAAGGTTGGAGGAGGATATTTTAGGTGTTTGGAGGAATGGCGAGATCGCTTTCCGACGGATGAACCTTGAGGCGATTGCTATGCGACTATCCAAGTACTATGGGTATGAGTTCACTTTCTCAGATTCATTTCTAAAGAAAGGGCTTTACACGGCTCGTTTTCAGGATAAAAAATTAGCTGAAATACTTTTGACCCTTAGCCAGACAGGTGGTTTTGAGTTTAAGATTGATGATGAAAAGCAAAAGGTTTTACTGAAACCTTCAAGTAAGCACTAG
- a CDS encoding winged helix-turn-helix transcriptional regulator encodes MNQELTLLGVTYLKVIIIDNQQFIAMKEMKKYNDADRCPIRNILDRFGDKWSTLILLVLDEGQTLRFNEIYKCIESISQKMLTVTLKNLEADGLIKRTVYPQVPPKVEYELTERGRSLLPIIHELVEWAKGNMDNIMKDRELSTRV; translated from the coding sequence GTGAATCAAGAACTTACGTTGTTGGGAGTTACTTACTTGAAAGTAATTATTATTGACAATCAGCAGTTTATAGCAATGAAAGAAATGAAAAAATATAATGATGCTGATAGGTGTCCTATCCGTAATATCTTAGACAGGTTTGGAGACAAATGGTCAACGCTAATACTTTTGGTTTTAGACGAAGGTCAGACGCTTCGTTTCAATGAGATTTATAAATGCATTGAATCTATCTCCCAAAAAATGTTGACCGTGACGCTTAAAAATTTGGAAGCAGATGGCTTGATCAAAAGAACGGTCTACCCACAAGTGCCACCAAAGGTAGAGTATGAACTTACAGAAAGAGGGCGAAGTCTTCTGCCGATCATCCATGAATTAGTAGAGTGGGCTAAAGGAAATATGGATAATATTATGAAAGATAGAGAGCTGAGTACAAGGGTATAA
- a CDS encoding TlpA family protein disulfide reductase, with translation MKFIKMIKWGMVPTLAATMFACQQQTSEVAYASLKGNVKGEEVLYLKGSGTSRVVKVTEQGTFNFDSLTVDSPTMLTLSNKKGMPAIQVYLSPGKELNLQLAGDKDWRAASFIGEEAYLNTLNHEVTVELQKEFRNAYFAFGKYYNNYEAFLPKIDSVKKEVYNWLAAKEIEDQQLREMFRERAEYHFAAIHLGYPNNYYTWYKKEIVPTEDLNKYIEGLKKDDAQLYELLPEYKSFISEYWKYLKQKEENRKGEELILGELYDLAVANFKSANILESLLIEETRFSLRYQDINLFIEDLPRFFTLIDNEKVEGEIKADFEDYKRLQKGKPAPIWEAVDQDGKKYTLSDFKGKYLYVDFWATWCAPCVKEIPHMAALEKAYEHNDKIVFVSYSQDEDENAWKKKLESKNMHGIQLRNPNGGIRDSIIRNKYRISGIPRFMLIDPEGNIVSVDVPRPSEVEKVHAFLDSVLD, from the coding sequence ATGAAATTTATTAAAATGATAAAATGGGGAATGGTCCCAACATTGGCAGCAACCATGTTTGCTTGTCAGCAACAAACCTCTGAAGTAGCTTATGCTTCTTTGAAAGGAAATGTGAAAGGGGAGGAGGTATTGTATCTCAAAGGTAGTGGGACTTCCAGAGTGGTAAAGGTGACAGAGCAAGGCACTTTCAACTTTGATTCTCTGACAGTCGATTCACCGACAATGTTGACACTTTCTAATAAAAAAGGTATGCCAGCCATCCAAGTTTACCTGTCACCTGGCAAGGAACTGAACTTACAGCTAGCAGGAGATAAGGATTGGAGAGCAGCAAGCTTTATAGGTGAAGAAGCATATTTGAACACACTGAACCATGAGGTGACAGTTGAATTGCAGAAGGAGTTTCGCAATGCATATTTTGCATTTGGGAAGTATTATAACAACTACGAGGCATTTCTACCTAAAATAGACTCTGTTAAAAAGGAGGTATATAATTGGTTAGCCGCAAAGGAAATAGAAGATCAGCAACTTAGGGAAATGTTTAGGGAACGTGCTGAATACCACTTTGCCGCAATTCATTTAGGCTATCCGAACAATTATTATACATGGTATAAAAAGGAAATTGTTCCTACAGAAGATCTCAATAAATATATAGAAGGATTGAAAAAGGATGATGCTCAGTTGTATGAGTTATTGCCTGAATACAAGTCTTTTATCTCTGAGTACTGGAAGTATTTGAAACAAAAAGAAGAAAACAGAAAAGGTGAAGAACTGATTTTGGGAGAGCTGTACGACTTGGCTGTAGCAAACTTTAAATCGGCTAACATTCTTGAGAGCCTTTTGATTGAGGAAACACGCTTTTCATTGAGGTATCAGGATATTAACCTTTTTATAGAAGACTTACCCCGATTCTTTACACTTATTGATAACGAAAAAGTGGAGGGAGAAATAAAAGCGGATTTCGAAGATTATAAAAGACTCCAAAAAGGAAAGCCAGCACCAATTTGGGAAGCTGTAGATCAGGATGGGAAAAAATATACATTGAGTGATTTCAAAGGAAAGTACCTGTATGTAGACTTTTGGGCAACATGGTGTGCTCCTTGCGTAAAAGAGATTCCTCATATGGCAGCACTAGAAAAGGCATATGAGCACAATGACAAGATTGTTTTTGTCAGCTACTCACAGGATGAAGATGAAAATGCATGGAAGAAAAAACTGGAAAGTAAAAACATGCATGGTATTCAGCTTCGTAATCCAAATGGTGGTATCCGAGATTCCATTATCAGAAATAAATACCGCATTTCAGGAATCCCGAGGTTTATGCTGATAGACCCAGAAGGTAATATAGTCAGTGTGGATGTGCCAAGACCTTCAGAGGTAGAAAAGGTACATGCATTCTTAGATAGTGTCTTAGATTAA
- a CDS encoding TlpA disulfide reductase family protein, whose product MKNILSLFGCLLVISVAGCNADFSDWTVKGHVAIEGVDKVYLQSVENGSYRNIDSTRLDKGNFKISLNQQQQGFYSLKVGYKSVPIYLDKGIRLVLNFEPDTNQKKKIVVQVADSNSEENKVLQKWADYVQNLHVGLQKDKAIPLFFQGFETANKQLNQWLAHAPTQNAVFNQQFLDRAKNDLVYELISFTRSPQGYQADLTAVTAFVEEIKTDNTLFSNAALANGMPYLYRYISLYIDFMVRGGANQFVDSTLEQQIALIPNDTLKGYYLVNNILPYYKGHDKIQNTLRDYGKYLVTAKQQQLASEMEQKLKPFALGRPAINFSFPDINGKEVSLADLKGKLVYVDMWATWCAPCRYQIPHLEALEKEMEGKDIVFVSISVDKEKAKWEKFLQQKKLHGIQLHTAGFDNELAKGYNISSIPRFMLFDQEGKVVTVDAPRPSSTELKEMIERLL is encoded by the coding sequence ATGAAAAATATACTCAGTTTGTTCGGATGCCTTTTGGTGATTTCTGTTGCAGGATGTAATGCCGATTTTTCTGACTGGACTGTAAAAGGTCATGTAGCCATTGAAGGAGTAGATAAAGTATATCTACAAAGTGTAGAGAATGGATCTTACAGGAATATTGATAGTACCCGATTAGATAAAGGAAATTTTAAGATAAGTCTTAATCAACAGCAGCAAGGTTTCTATAGCCTGAAAGTAGGTTACAAATCAGTGCCTATTTACTTGGATAAAGGAATACGTTTAGTGCTTAATTTTGAGCCGGATACTAACCAAAAAAAAAAGATTGTTGTTCAGGTAGCTGACAGTAATTCTGAAGAAAACAAGGTGCTCCAAAAATGGGCAGACTATGTGCAAAACCTGCATGTTGGACTACAGAAAGACAAAGCTATTCCGCTATTTTTTCAGGGTTTTGAAACCGCAAACAAACAGTTAAACCAATGGTTGGCACATGCACCAACCCAAAATGCTGTATTCAACCAGCAATTTTTAGATAGAGCAAAGAATGACCTAGTTTATGAACTCATTTCCTTTACCCGCTCCCCTCAAGGTTACCAAGCTGACCTGACTGCTGTTACAGCATTTGTGGAGGAGATTAAAACTGACAATACATTATTCTCAAATGCTGCATTGGCAAATGGAATGCCTTACCTCTACAGGTATATATCCCTTTACATTGATTTTATGGTTAGAGGTGGAGCTAACCAATTTGTTGACTCCACTTTGGAGCAGCAAATCGCCCTAATACCAAATGACACCTTGAAAGGATATTATCTGGTCAATAACATACTGCCTTATTACAAAGGGCATGATAAGATTCAGAATACACTCAGGGATTATGGGAAATACCTTGTGACAGCAAAGCAACAACAATTGGCATCAGAAATGGAGCAAAAGCTTAAGCCTTTTGCCTTGGGTAGGCCTGCCATTAATTTCTCATTTCCTGATATCAATGGAAAAGAAGTATCACTAGCTGACCTGAAGGGGAAATTGGTGTATGTCGATATGTGGGCAACATGGTGTGCCCCTTGCCGATACCAGATTCCGCACTTGGAAGCCCTTGAAAAGGAGATGGAAGGAAAAGATATCGTCTTTGTAAGTATTTCAGTGGATAAGGAAAAAGCGAAATGGGAAAAGTTTCTTCAGCAGAAGAAACTGCATGGCATTCAGTTGCATACGGCAGGTTTTGATAACGAGCTAGCGAAAGGATATAACATCTCAAGCATTCCACGCTTTATGCTGTTTGATCAGGAAGGAAAGGTTGTGACCGTAGATGCACCAAGACCTTCAAGCACTGAGCTTAAGGAAATGATAGAGCGTTTATTATGA
- a CDS encoding RagB/SusD family nutrient uptake outer membrane protein — protein sequence MIRNKWITGLLGLSLWLSACDDYLDIEPKGKTTLETADDYGYLLANSSSTDLAYNIGNLGYLTSEQWPRTVSMVTDLTYPLIQANFLCDETIDRAYFQESDALYTSCYKRIALYNVILDNVSESDGTDAKKKAVIAEAKILRAFEHFVLVNNYAKHYDASTASSDLGIIIRDEFNLETTPPQRTVQEVYDFILKDIEEALPELTDEPMTTFRGSIAMGYALKAKVMLFMKRWDEALAAAEESLVHNDYLFDMVNYYLNKVPAKVDVDMEENLLFRYGGTSFGPYLSIISPEVIERFGEGDTRLLAFFRTSPAIPEGLYAYFTFYSQFQFNVAGMRTPEVYLMKAECLARKGQVAEAMDIVNEIRMKRIVPESYVAKTATSVQEAMQIIIDERASELLFTFNRFWDLRRLNTESEYAQTLVREYEGATYTLKPNSPLYIQPFAQSAVDRHPDLKQNY from the coding sequence ATGATACGCAATAAATGGATCACAGGCTTGCTCGGGTTAAGCTTATGGTTAAGCGCCTGTGATGATTATCTGGATATAGAGCCAAAAGGTAAAACTACATTAGAGACGGCGGACGATTATGGATATCTGTTAGCAAACTCAAGCAGTACTGACCTCGCTTATAACATCGGAAATCTAGGGTACCTGACAAGTGAGCAATGGCCTCGTACAGTCTCAATGGTAACGGATTTGACTTATCCATTAATACAAGCCAATTTCCTTTGTGATGAAACTATAGATCGCGCTTACTTTCAGGAATCAGATGCCTTGTATACAAGTTGCTATAAAAGAATAGCCCTCTATAATGTCATTTTAGATAATGTGAGTGAATCTGATGGGACTGATGCTAAAAAGAAAGCTGTAATTGCGGAAGCCAAAATCTTAAGGGCATTTGAGCATTTTGTTTTGGTGAATAATTATGCCAAGCACTATGATGCATCAACAGCCTCATCGGACTTGGGTATTATTATCAGGGATGAATTTAACCTTGAAACTACACCTCCACAGCGAACAGTGCAGGAAGTGTATGATTTTATACTGAAGGATATAGAGGAGGCACTTCCTGAACTGACGGATGAACCCATGACTACCTTTAGAGGAAGTATCGCAATGGGTTATGCCCTGAAAGCAAAGGTTATGCTCTTTATGAAACGCTGGGATGAGGCATTGGCAGCGGCAGAAGAATCATTGGTACATAATGATTACCTGTTTGATATGGTGAATTATTACCTAAACAAGGTTCCTGCAAAGGTGGATGTTGACATGGAAGAAAACCTGCTCTTCAGGTATGGAGGAACTAGTTTTGGACCTTACCTTTCCATTATTTCTCCAGAAGTGATAGAACGTTTTGGAGAGGGAGACACAAGGCTGTTAGCTTTCTTCCGTACCAGTCCGGCTATACCAGAAGGTTTGTATGCTTACTTTACTTTCTATTCCCAGTTTCAGTTCAATGTGGCAGGAATGCGAACACCAGAAGTCTACCTGATGAAAGCAGAGTGTTTGGCAAGGAAAGGGCAAGTTGCAGAAGCGATGGATATTGTCAATGAGATCCGAATGAAACGTATTGTACCGGAAAGCTATGTTGCAAAAACAGCTACATCTGTTCAGGAAGCCATGCAGATCATTATTGACGAGCGTGCAAGTGAATTGCTTTTCACATTCAATCGCTTCTGGGATTTGCGTCGCTTGAATACTGAATCAGAATATGCCCAAACTTTGGTTAGGGAGTATGAAGGAGCGACATACACATTGAAGCCGAACTCTCCTTTATATATTCAGCCATTTGCACAGAGTGCGGTTGATCGTCATCCTGACTTAAAGCAAAACTACTAG